TCCTGTATTCAGTGTCATTTTCAGTCAGACCGCTCTCTCTGTTTTCTCAGATCCCGCGCGATCTAAGCCCCTctatagaaataaaacacactgaaaacTCAACTGACCTGGTGAATGATTCCTGATCCCGGCTTCCAGAATCCCACTCCGTATTTTGCAGCAGCCGTGGCCAGGAATTTGTACACTTCTTGGTTCACATcctagaggggagagagaaatatttaaaaaataaaataaaataaataatttgatgaCAAAAATCAAACTAGCAGCACCAGCCCCCATCTTTcaccaaacttttggccattgcaaTACagaactacggctcccagcatgcctctgcacccacggcaatggtgaggcatgctgggagctgtagttctttatgctgtggtcttctGCTCCAATACAAATCTCTATTACAATACagaactacggctcccagcatgcctctgcacccgcggcaatggtgaggcatgctgggagctgtagttctttatgctgtggtcttctGCTCCAATACAAACCTCTATTACAATACAgtactacggctcccagcatgcctctgcacccacggcaatggtgaggcatgctgggagctgtagttctttatgctgtggtcttctGCTCCAATACAAATCTCTATTACAATACagaactacggctcccagcatgcctctgcacccgcggcaatggtgaggcatgctgggagctgtagttctttatgctgtggtcttctGCTCCAATACAAACCTCTATTACAATACAgtactacggctcccagcatgcctctgcacccacggcaatggtgagggatgctgggagctgtagttctttatgctgtggtcttctGCTCCAATACAAACCTCTATTACAATACAgtactacggctcccagcatgcctctgcacccacggcaatggtgagggatgctgggagctgtagttctttatgctgtggtcttctGCTCCAATACAAACCTATTACAATACAGAACCACAGCTCCCAGCCCCAGTGTGAAGCCCCTcctcgtgttgctacaactgtttacctaaggtgtgtgtatatagttttaattactatttatttttttacattttgaccactttaacatttttaaaatgcattccactgcctcaagatggcttcccacgtACCCGCATTGGACCTCctcaggactacatttcccatcatcctcctgctcacgtGTGTAACCAGCGAGCAGGAGGATGACgggaaatgtagttccgagaGGACCAagtccgcatccagcgctcaaaaaaCATCACTGACATCCTCAGAGCGTTTTGAGATGTTCCAGTTAAAAAATAACGACTCGGATCTCGTTATCGAGGAGTTTGGTGATCAGTCgagcgatcaggagatgatttgaTCAGTACGCGCGACGATGAAGAGGGATGTGAAACACAGCGAGCAAGGAGCAGGGCTGGAGAGGCAGTACTGAGAGTCCTGTTGACATGCAGAGacgtttaaacctgttttactgggAATAAAATTacttgtgaaaataaactggacccgACTCGCCTGACagacactgaataaatggaccgctaagggttaaagagAGCAGTGAAACAGCCGGGGGGTCTGGCTGTGGTTCTGGGAGGGCAGGGTGACTCACCTTGGCTCGCTCCAGGTCCTGCGGTCCTCCGGACAGCGCCTCGATCAGGTGGTCGCAGTGGATGGTGGACGGCACGGCCACGCGGGGCAGGCCGCTGCTGATGAACTGCAGCATGGCCATCTGGGCCGTGGCGTCCTGCATGGCCACGCGGTCCGGGTGCAAGCGCAGGTAGGAGCGCCCGCGAGCGATCTCCTGAGAGTCCGGCTCTGCCAGGTGAGAGTACACGATCTTCTCAGAGAGGGTGAGGGGGCGAGCCAGcctggaggagggagagaggaaagggaggagcgagagagaggaaagggaggagagaggggggaggaggaggagagagagagagacagaagaggggggaggaggaggaggaggagagacagaagagaaagggaggagagagaggagagagagaggaaagggaggagagagagaggaaagggaggagaaagaggagagagagagagggaagggaggagaaagaggagagagagaggaaagggaggagaaagaggagagagaggagaaagaggagagagaggagaaagaggagagagaggagaaagaggagagagagagagaggaaagggaggagaaagagaagaggagagaggaaagggaggggcgagagaggggggaaagggaggggcgagagaggggggaaagggaggggcgagagaggggggaaagggaggggcgagagaggggggaaagggaggggcgagagagaggggaaagggaggggcgagagagaggggaaagggaggggcgagagagaggggaaagggaggggcgagagagaggggaaagggaggggcgagagagaggggaaagggaggagagggaggagaggagagggaggagagaggggaaagggAGGAGATTGAAGAGAGGAAAGGGAGGAGAttgaagagaggagaggaaaggagatAGGATTAGTATGTTCAGTACTTTTCATAACATTTTAATTCAAGTTTGTAACCAAACAAAGCACTTCCTTAAGTTACAGGGGCAGAAAAACACAAAATTTAGCTATTCCTggatttttgttttgtagaaataaacacagcagtgtgatccagtcctggtttcactgggagtttaataataagacacacctgagcttgttagctagacacactgggggctgatcaagctggtagcagtaaaacctggactggatcacactgctgtaggataggagtctgattccctctctctcacctctgccTGACGATGTCAATGTTCTTCTGCATTTTCTCGTAGTTGACGAAGTGGTTCGCCTCGAAACGGCTCATCGCCACTTTCGCTCGCGCGTCGAACGCCGTGGTGAGGTGCAGGCGCCTCGCCCCGCGCCCCAGGGCATGCTGGGAAAGAACGAGACAGAGACAGCGGGTCAGCAGAGAGCCGTACTCGTCTCTGCACCCGAGCAGGGACGGAAATAAATAACTTTTGCAAAACCGCCCTCAGCgctgttctgttaaaatgagcttctcagaACAGAATTGAAGTTAGTTAGTTAGCGGAGGCTTTTcctccaaagcgacttccagagactaggagggtgaactctgcatcatcaacaactgctgctgcagagtcacttccaataggagctcgtttgtttgacatctcatccgaaggacggagcacaaggaggtgaagcgactcgctcagggtctcgcatttatttagcagacgcctttatccaaggcgacttacagagactagggtgtgtgaactatgcatcagctgcagagtcacttacaactacgtctcacccgaaagacggagcacaaggaggtgaagtgactcgctcagggtcacacagtgagtcagcggctgaggtgggatttgaaccggggacctcctggttacaagccctgtactttaaccactggaccacacagccatataatattatatataaaatattctatctatctatctatctctatctattaTTGTGAATGAGTTTAGCACCTTCATTTTACatctataagtcgccctggataagggcgtctgctaagaaataaataataataataataataataataataataataataataataataataaataatgtattgagcTTCAGGGGTCGCCTCTGTTGTCACCACGTGATTTTGAAACGCTGAACTGCAGCCAggagtgtctctctctcctctgaacagaaccagacccaGTTCAGACAGATTGGACTGGGTCTGCTTTCAAACGCAATCCGAGGTCTTCCCATAACGAATAAAACGACATCGGcgttttattttgatatttatttacttattaatataaataagaaataaatcatgAACAAACACAaggaaaattgaaaaaaataacattagaaTGATTTTATAtagaatgttttatttgtgtatttttaaaatcacGATAAATCAGTTCTCAATGTAAAAACATTTAtaataagtacataaataaataaataaaggaaaaagtCTGATATCAAATCATCAAAAGAAATCACGGTGAATCAGTCCtcaatgtaaaaacaatttataataaataaaattaaatacaaatgataAAGGGAAACACatcttaaatgttttattaatataaaattaTCTTAAAACAAATGAAACGGTAAAAATCAGTTAtcaatgtaaaaacaattaataataataataatggcaaaaaacacatttaaaaattgttttattaatataaaataatcttaaaaaaagaaacggtAAAATCAGTTAtcaatgtaaaaacaattaataataataaataataataaataataataataataataataataataataataatggcaaaaaacacatttaaatggttttattaatataatcttaaaaaaaatgaaacggtAAAATCAGTTATCAAtgtaaaatcaattaataaaataaatacaaatgtaaagacaaaaaacacatttaaaaatggttttattaacataaaataatcttttaaaacaaaaaaaactgcttaagaaacacaaataaatcaCGGTAAATCAGTCCTCAAAATGTAAAAACGAATTTTTCCAAAGTCGGCGGAGTCTCAGGAAAGCCAGCGCAATGCGCAGCCCGATTTACACGCAATGCGAGTCAAACAAAACACGACAAAGAGCCAAAATGCGCATTTTCTTTCCAAGAAAAACAACATTAGCCATTTAAAAATACACGAGTCTCCCCCAGACATGTAATTAAAACGCAACAGATCCACGATTTATAACAACAGCGTTAACCTTGCGGTCACCTTGTGTACTAGAGAGACCAGACACAGCTTAACTTTACACAGTTATATCAAAACGCATCGCTAAATAACCATAACTGACACTTCACAGCGTGTAATATTGATGTTTTTTAAGTTAAAAAGCGTCTTTGCCTCGGCTATGTATTTATGAACGCGGCCCCGTTAGTTACGGACACCGTGACCTAGCAACCTGTTCAGATTGTAGGGGTGGCGACCAAGTTTAGACACTTTTAGTCCCCCAAAAACGCTCTAACAGCCCCGCAGAGCGACCTATTTCGTTGCAGAAACGTTTGAAGATCGTAAACCCCGTGTTTAGGTGCCGGGAAGTTCGTTATTTTTCGTCTTTTTAACCTTTTCTTACCTGAAGCCGGCTGACAGTCAAACAGTAGGACGCCATTTTGTGCACTGACAAAGATGCTGTCGCTGGGAGTGACGTAACAATTCGCGGGTTTTTATCAGATCCCGCCCGAGGTCCTGGCAGGGaacattgtcttttgtttttttaatttgttcgtccgtttttttttttagtttttaaacatttcCGCCGATTAAAATCGgcttcaataaatcaataaaatgtaCGACAAGACAAAAGTCGTCGAGTTctgtcagaaataaaaaaaaataaactttttttgtattttgtacatcTGCCATGATCTTGACCTTATCTTTGTCCCTCTGTAAGCAattttgtcttttaaattattattattatttatttattttacaccatATTTACCAGACCCagaggaataaaaataataataacaaaacgaCACttcgttttaattaaaaaaaaaaaacaaaaaaaaaaatcttagaaaTGGACTGTACGGTTGCTACGGGAAacgaggtaaaaaaaaataaataaatcaacaaacaaactTCTCGCAAAATGAAAACacgtttcaataaaaaaaaggtgCGGTTTTAGGTTCTTAAAAAAAGGTAGCAAcgtaaaaaaaaggttttaaattcTAAAAAATAGTCCAAGTTGAAAGGTTACCTTTAAAAACAGCGCGTCGCCAAATAAACGTTGTAATAAAAACATGGCGAAGCATCACCCCGATCTGATATTTTGCAGAAAGCAAGCAGGCGTTGGTAAGAGAAAAAATCCTTATTTTTATGAAGTAGCGATCCAGTGTTTTTATAAATCGACTTTACGTTTACTGCTGGGTCTCTAATCTTTgctttttaaacaaagtttttgAAATTTTGACCACAGATTTAGAGAGTCTCCTTCGCTGGATCTCTGAACACTCGCGTGTTAAAAATATATCTctcaaagatgttttttttatatatattcaaAGAATACAAAGTTATTAAAACCTTTccgtctttgttttttttaaaaaaattactccCGAATTTAACGGCTTAATAGTTTGAATAAAAAACGCCGAATACGTCGTCACAGTGCGTCCGCTTTACGTAACAAAATCGTCATTTTAACTacaaaacttattattattattattattattattattattattgaagaggtgagtccttaagactcacctcttcaaacagcacctgtagaactcctctgtttgtatcctgggacactatcacccttcatttaaatgtgctttattttgctcttatctgccccctattttactgcatttaatcctgtacttgagaatactgtaatctgccaagtgtttaacctgtagtactttgtatttaatcatatcctgatgtaactatcactatttaatcatatcctgatgtaactatcactattatctgctgtattattgaattgtggtttgtcacacttgaacaaaagttattgtatttcttgctcttattgtattacttgtattgtaactcttgaaatgtatttgcttacgattgtaagtcgccctggataagggcgtctgctaagaaataaataataataataataataataataataataataataataataataataattattatttatttcttagcagacgcccttatccagggcgacttacaatcgtaagcaaatacatttcaagaatcacagtacaaagtattaatacaattaagagcaagataaatacaatgactttggttcaagcaagtacaagtgtgacaaaatacaattcaataacggagcagataacagtgacagtgatagttacatcaggatatgattaaatagtgatagttacatcaggatatgattaaatacaaagtactacagattaaataacacttgtgacagattacagtattctgaagtacaggattaaatgcagtaaaatagggggcagataagagcaaaataaagcacatttaaatgaagggtgatagtgtcccaggatacaaacagaggagttctacaggtgctgtttgaagaggtgagtcttgaggaggcgctggaaggtggtcagggactgggcagtcctgacatctgtaggaaggtcattccaccactgcgggggcgagggtggagaaggagcgggctctggaggcaggggagcgtagcggaggtagagccagtcttctagtgcaggaggagcggagaggtcgagtcctggtttcactaggagtttaataatcagacacacctgagcttgttagctagacacactgggggctgatcaagctggtagcagtaaaacctggactggatcacactgctgtgcgataggagtctgattcccagccctgatctctctgtctaaatatcccacagttcccagcaatatcctgtagctctcttcactataaaatcagctacaaacctccttcaaccaaagtctatctacagggctgggaatcagactcccgctgcacagcagtgtgatccagtcctggtttcactaggagtttaataataagacacccctgagcttgttagctagacacactgggggctgatcaagctggtagcagtaaaacctggactggatcacactgctgtgcgataggagtctgattcccagccctgcgtTTGCTACTGCGTGAATTAAAAACGCTTATCGTctaatttgttgtgttttttttgtcttgcagCCATCGGAAGACTGTGTGAGAAATGTGAGTACCTAATCTTGAGAGATCCcaatatattatatactgtacagtacagctgcCTTGTGAGTACAGGGCTGTGCGATTCATAGCGCCTGACGCCTGTTATAAATTATCACAATACAGAATATCGCATTACAGAAATTCACAATACAGAAAatcagaggcatgctgggagctgtagttctgtaTTATAGAGGTTTGTATTGGAGCagaagaccacagcataaagaactacagctcccagcatgcctccccATGGCCGCggatgcagaggcatgctggTAGCCGTAGTCCTAGCCAGCAAGTTCACTCTACAGGGTGATGATGGCTagacttttggccacagctgtcaTGAATCTTTACCTAAACATTAAAAGCTgtaaaaaaagaattaaatatatattattggcttaaaaagaataaaacagttgaacaaaaacaGCCACTAATTTCCTTGTATTCCTTGAATGGGATCCTgactctctgtctccccctcctGGCAGGCGATGGCAAGTGCGTGATCTGTGACTCCTACGTGCGACCGTGCACGCTAGTGCGGATCTGTGATGAGTGTAACTATGGATCCTATCAGGGGCGCTGCGTCATCTGTGGGGGTCCGGGGGTCTCGGACGCGTACTACTGCAAGGAATGCACCATCCAGGAGAAAGATGTAAGTctgaggggggagggagagggggggggttaaattcaacagcaaactaacgtttccactagaagtctctctcagcgtcttcagtgtaaattcaatggcaaatgtttcctctagaagtctttctcagtgtcttcagtgtaaattcaatggcaaacgtttccactagaagtctttctcagcgtcttcagtgtaaattcaatggcaaacgtttccactagaagtctctctcagcgtcttcagtgtcaattcaatggcaaacgtttccactagaagtctctctcagcgtcttcagtgtcaattcaatggcaaacgtttccactagaagtctctctcagtgtcttcagtgtaaattcaatggcaaacgtttccactagaagtctttctcagcgtcttcagtgtaaattcaatggcaaacgtttcctctagaagtctctctcagcgtcttgcGGTGCTGTGTTGTATTTTAGAGTTGAGAGCGCTCTCAGAGTAAGTTTGTCAGCTCTGAGACACCGTTGTATTCGcatgctgctgttgttttttgaaCTAGACC
The DNA window shown above is from Acipenser ruthenus unplaced genomic scaffold, fAciRut3.2 maternal haplotype, whole genome shotgun sequence and carries:
- the LOC131732137 gene encoding PHD finger-like domain-containing protein 5A, whose amino-acid sequence is MAKHHPDLIFCRKQAGVAIGRLCEKCDGKCVICDSYVRPCTLVRICDECNYGSYQGRCVICGGPGVSDAYYCKECTIQEKDRDGCPKIVNLGSSKTDLFYERKKYGFKKR